One genomic window of Thiohalophilus sp. includes the following:
- the ihfA gene encoding integration host factor subunit alpha, with translation MALTKAVMAERLFEELGLNKREAKEIVEMFFEEVRNALENGQQVKLSGFGNFDLRDKKQRPGRNPKTGEEIPITARRVVTFRPGQKLKARVEAYAGTHQQ, from the coding sequence ATGGCGCTGACAAAAGCGGTGATGGCCGAGCGATTGTTCGAGGAACTGGGGCTGAACAAGCGCGAAGCCAAGGAAATTGTGGAAATGTTTTTCGAGGAAGTTCGTAACGCGCTGGAAAATGGCCAGCAGGTCAAGCTCTCCGGTTTCGGCAATTTCGACTTGCGCGACAAAAAGCAGCGTCCCGGCCGCAATCCCAAGACCGGGGAAGAGATTCCCATAACCGCACGGCGAGTCGTGACTTTCCGTCCCGGACAAAAACTGAAGGCCAGAGTCGAAGCGTATGCTGGAACCCACCAACAATAA
- a CDS encoding MerR family transcriptional regulator: protein MLEPTNNNELPPIPGKRYFTIGEVSELCAVKPHVLRYWEQEFPQLKPVKRRGNRRYYQRQDVIMIREIRSLLYEQGYTIGGARLQLTESNNQPKKATKADKETLRQMRMELEEIASILARS from the coding sequence ATGCTGGAACCCACCAACAATAACGAATTACCCCCGATTCCCGGCAAGCGCTACTTCACCATCGGTGAGGTGAGCGAGCTGTGCGCTGTCAAGCCGCACGTGCTGCGCTACTGGGAGCAGGAATTCCCCCAACTCAAACCCGTCAAGCGCCGCGGCAATCGCCGCTATTATCAGCGCCAGGACGTGATCATGATCCGCGAGATCCGCAGTCTGCTCTACGAACAGGGCTACACCATCGGCGGCGCGCGGCTGCAACTGACCGAAAGCAACAATCAGCCCAAAAAAGCCACCAAAGCCGACAAGGAAACCCTGCGCCAGATGCGCATGGAACTCGAGGAAATCGCCTCGATTCTGGCGCGTTCGTAG